The following proteins are encoded in a genomic region of Magnolia sinica isolate HGM2019 chromosome 1, MsV1, whole genome shotgun sequence:
- the LOC131236746 gene encoding vacuolar sorting protein 18 isoform X1 gives MDSAGHVFSVDLLERYAAKGHGVITCMATGNDVIVLGTSKGWVIRHDFGGRDSFDLDLSAGKTGDQPVHRVFVDPGGSHCIVTVLGSGGPETYYTHAKWGKPRILNRLKGLIVNAVAWNRQQITEASTREVILGTENGQLYEIAVDEKDKKEKYLKLLFELAELPEAFMGLQMETTSVGNATRYYVMAVTPTRLYSFTGIGLLETVFASYSDRAVHFMELPGEIPNSELHFFIKQRRAEHFSWLSGAGIYHGDLNFGAQHSSTNGDENFVENKALLDYSKLSEAGEVIKPRSLAVSEFHFLLLIGDKVKVVNRISQQIIEELHFDHTPDSISRGIMGLCSDATAGLFYAYDQNSIFQVSVNDEGRDMWKVYLDMKEYAAALANCRDPFQRDQVYLVQAEDAFSAKDFVRAASFYAKMNYILSFEEITLKFISMGEQDALRTFLLRKLDNLAKDDRCQITMISTWATELYLDKINRLLLEDDTGNGGKLASENSNSEYQSTIKEFRAFLSDCKDVLDEATTMRLLESYGRVNELVYFASLKEHYEIVVHHYIQQGEAKKALEVLQKPSVPIELQYKFAPDLIMLDAYETVESWMTRSNLNPRSLIPAMMRYSSEPHAKNETHEVIKYLEFCVHRLLNEDPGVHNLLLSLYAKQEDDSALLRFLQCKFGKGRTNGPDFFYDPKYALRLCLKEKRMRACVHIYSMMSMHEEAVALALQVDPELAMAEADKVEDDEDLRKKLWLMVAKHVIEQEKGAKRENIRKAIAFLKETDGLLKIEDILPFFPDFSLIDDFKEAICSSLEDYNKQIEQLKQEMNDATHGADNIRNDISALAQRYAVVDRDEECGGCRRKILMAGGAQRMGRGYISVGPMAPFYVFPCGHAFHAHCLIAHVTRCTNRTQAEYILDLQKQLSLVGIRGTRDSNGTAEDEPITTASQAEKIRSQLDDAIASECPFCGDLMIREISLPFILPEEEHLVTSWEIKPQQPLANQRSLPISI, from the exons ATGGATTCTGCGGGACATGTTTTCTCAGTAGACCTCCTTGAAAGATATGCAGCAAAAGGCCATGGAGTTATTACATGCATGGCTACTGGGAATGATGTCATTGTCTTGGGTACGAGTAAAGGATGGGTAATCAGACATGACTTTGGAGGCAGAGATTCATTTG ATCTGGACCTTTCTGCTGGTAAAACAGGGGATCAACCTGTGCACAGAGTTTTTGTTGATCCTGGAGGCAGCCATTGTATAGTTACTGTTCTTGGTAGTGGAGGTCCTGAGACATACTATACACATGCAAAGTGGGGCAAGCCCCGCATTTTGAACAGATTAAAGGGTCTCATTGTGAATGCTGTTGCCTGGAACAGACAACAAATCACTGAAG CTTCTACACGTGAAGTCATTCTCGGCACAGAAAATGGCCAACTTTATGAGATTGCAGTTGATGAAAAGGATAAAAAAGAGAAGTATCTGAAACTGCTTTTTGAACTGGCAGAGCTTCCAGAAGCCTTCATGGGTTTACAG ATGGAAACAACCAGTGTCGGTAATGCAACTAGGTACTACGTAATGGCTGTAACTCCTACACGGCTTTACTCTTTCACTGGCATTGGATTGTTGGAG ACTGTGTTTGCTAGCTATTCAGATCGTGCAGTACATTTTATGGAGCTTCCTGGTGAAATACCAAACAG TGAACTGCATTTCTTTATCAAGCAAAGAAGGGCTGAACATTTTTCCTGGCTTTCTGGGGCAGGCATCTATCATGGCGACCTAAATTTTGGAGCACAGCATAG TTCAACCAATGGAGATGAAAACTTTGTGGAGAACAAGGCCCTGTTAGACTATTCAAAATTGAGTGAAGCTGGGGAAGTAATTAAACCGAGATCTCTTGCTGTGTCAGAGTTTCATTTTCTGCTTCTCATTGGAGATAAGGTTAAG GTTGTCAATAGAATTAGCCAACAGATCATAGAGGAACTGCATTTCGATCATACGCCAGACTCAATTTCAAGAGGAATAATGGGATTGTGCAGTGATGCCACTGCAGGATTGTTCTATGCTTACGATCAAAACTCCATTTTTCAG GTGTCTGTTAATGACGAAGGGCGAGATATGTGGAAGGTTTATTTGGACATGAAGGAATATGCTGCTGCTTTAGCAAATTGTCGGGATCCGTTCCAGAGAGACCAAGTATATTTAGTACAG GCTGAAGATGCTTTCTCAGCAAAAGATTTTGTCAGAGCAGCATCCTTTTATGCAAAG ATGAACTATATATTATCATTTGAAGAGATCACGTTGAAGTTTATTAGCATGGGTGAACAG GATGCTCTAAGGACTTTCTTGCTGCGGAAGCTTGATAATCTTGCAAAGGATGACAGGTGCCAAATAACAATGATATCAACGTGGGCTACCGAGTTATACTTGGACAAG ATCAATAGGTTATTGTTGGAGGATGACACGGGAAATGGTGGTAAATTAGCTTCAGAAAATAGTAATTCGGAGTACCAATCTACAATTAAAGAATTTCGGGCTTTCCTCAGTGATTGCAAGGATGTATTGGATGAGGCAACAACAATGAGACTATTGGAAAG CTATGGTAGAGTCAATGAACTGGTTTACTTTGCTAGTTTAAAGGAGCATTATGAGATTGTCGTTCACCATTACATTCAG CAAGGTGAAGCAAAGAAAGCATTGGAAGTTCTTCAGAAACCTTCCGTCCCTATAGAATTGCAG TACAAATTTGCCCCAGATCTTATCAtgcttgatgcatatgagactgTCGAGTCGTGGATGACAAGAAGCAACCTGAACCCAAGGAGCTTGATTCCTGCAATGATGCGATACTCAAGCGAACCTCATGCCAA GAATGAAACACATGAAGTCatcaaatatttagaattttgCGTCCATCGTTTGCTTAACGAGGATCCTGGTGTGCACAACTTGCTGCTCTCGTTGTATGCAAAGCAG GAGGATGATAGTGCACTTCTACGTTTTCTACAATGCAAGTTTGGTAAAGGGCGAACAAATGGCCCTGATTTCTTTTATGATCCCAAATATGCGTTGCGACTATGCCTAAAGGAGAAAAGAATGCGAGCTTGTGTCCACATCTACAGCATGATGTCTATGCATGAAGAGGCCGTTGCTCTTGCATTACAG GTAGATCCAGAGCTTGCTATGGCAGAAGCAGACAAggttgaggatgatgaggacttGCGGAAAAAGCTGTGGCTTATGGTTGCGAAGCACGTAATTGAGCAAGAGAAGGGAGCTAAAAGAGAGAACATACGAAAGGCAATAGCGTTTCTGAAGGAAACTGATGGACTCCTAAAGATCGAGGATATTTTACCATTCTTTCCAGACTTTTCCCTCATCGATGATTTCAAA GAAGCAATCTGCTCATCATTGGAGGACTACAACAAGCAAATTGAGCAACTGAAACAGGAGATGAATGATGCGACTCATGGTGCAGACAACATAAGAAACGATATCAGTGCCCTTGCTCAAAGATATGCTGTCGTTGATCGTGACGAGGAGTGTGGG GGTTGTAGACGCAAAATTTTAATGGCAGGAGGAGCACAACGGATGGGAAGGGGTTACATATCAGTTGGGCCGATGGCGCCTTTTTATGTCTTTCCATGTGGGCATGCTTTTCATGCACATTGTCTGATTGCTCATGTGACACGATGCACAAATAGAACTCAA GCCGAGTATATATTGGACCTGCAGAAGCAGCTCAGTTTAGTGGGAATCCGTGGAACTAGAGATTCAAATGGCACTGCAGAAGATGAACCCATTACCACAGCATCCCAGGCTGAAAAG ATTCGGTCGCAGCTGGATGATGCTATAGCCAGCGAATGCCCATTTTGTGGGGACTTGATGATAAGGGAGATATCCTTGCCGTTCATCCTCCCCGAGGAGGAACATCTGGTGACTTCATGGGAGATAAAGCCGCAGCAGCCACTTGCGAACCAGAGGAGTTTGCCTATTTCAATTTGA
- the LOC131236746 gene encoding vacuolar sorting protein 18 isoform X2, producing the protein MDSAGHVFSVDLLERYAAKGHGVITCMATGNDVIVLGTSKGWVIRHDFGGRDSFDLDLSAGKTGDQPVHRVFVDPGGSHCIVTVLGSGGPETYYTHAKWGKPRILNRLKGLIVNAVAWNRQQITEASTREVILGTENGQLYEIAVDEKDKKEKYLKLLFELAELPEAFMGLQMETTSVGNATRYYVMAVTPTRLYSFTGIGLLETVFASYSDRAVHFMELPGEIPNSELHFFIKQRRAEHFSWLSGAGIYHGDLNFGAQHSSTNGDENFVENKALLDYSKLSEAGEVIKPRSLAVSEFHFLLLIGDKVKVVNRISQQIIEELHFDHTPDSISRGIMGLCSDATAGLFYAYDQNSIFQVSVNDEGRDMWKVYLDMKEYAAALANCRDPFQRDQVYLVQAEDAFSAKDFVRAASFYAKMNYILSFEEITLKFISMGEQDALRTFLLRKLDNLAKDDRCQITMISTWATELYLDKINRLLLEDDTGNGGKLASENSNSEYQSTIKEFRAFLSDCKDVLDEATTMRLLESYGRVNELVYFASLKEHYEIVVHHYIQQGEAKKALEVLQKPSVPIELQYKFAPDLIMLDAYETVESWMTRSNLNPRSLIPAMMRYSSEPHAKNETHEVIKYLEFCVHRLLNEDPGVHNLLLSLYAKQVDPELAMAEADKVEDDEDLRKKLWLMVAKHVIEQEKGAKRENIRKAIAFLKETDGLLKIEDILPFFPDFSLIDDFKEAICSSLEDYNKQIEQLKQEMNDATHGADNIRNDISALAQRYAVVDRDEECGGCRRKILMAGGAQRMGRGYISVGPMAPFYVFPCGHAFHAHCLIAHVTRCTNRTQAEYILDLQKQLSLVGIRGTRDSNGTAEDEPITTASQAEKIRSQLDDAIASECPFCGDLMIREISLPFILPEEEHLVTSWEIKPQQPLANQRSLPISI; encoded by the exons ATGGATTCTGCGGGACATGTTTTCTCAGTAGACCTCCTTGAAAGATATGCAGCAAAAGGCCATGGAGTTATTACATGCATGGCTACTGGGAATGATGTCATTGTCTTGGGTACGAGTAAAGGATGGGTAATCAGACATGACTTTGGAGGCAGAGATTCATTTG ATCTGGACCTTTCTGCTGGTAAAACAGGGGATCAACCTGTGCACAGAGTTTTTGTTGATCCTGGAGGCAGCCATTGTATAGTTACTGTTCTTGGTAGTGGAGGTCCTGAGACATACTATACACATGCAAAGTGGGGCAAGCCCCGCATTTTGAACAGATTAAAGGGTCTCATTGTGAATGCTGTTGCCTGGAACAGACAACAAATCACTGAAG CTTCTACACGTGAAGTCATTCTCGGCACAGAAAATGGCCAACTTTATGAGATTGCAGTTGATGAAAAGGATAAAAAAGAGAAGTATCTGAAACTGCTTTTTGAACTGGCAGAGCTTCCAGAAGCCTTCATGGGTTTACAG ATGGAAACAACCAGTGTCGGTAATGCAACTAGGTACTACGTAATGGCTGTAACTCCTACACGGCTTTACTCTTTCACTGGCATTGGATTGTTGGAG ACTGTGTTTGCTAGCTATTCAGATCGTGCAGTACATTTTATGGAGCTTCCTGGTGAAATACCAAACAG TGAACTGCATTTCTTTATCAAGCAAAGAAGGGCTGAACATTTTTCCTGGCTTTCTGGGGCAGGCATCTATCATGGCGACCTAAATTTTGGAGCACAGCATAG TTCAACCAATGGAGATGAAAACTTTGTGGAGAACAAGGCCCTGTTAGACTATTCAAAATTGAGTGAAGCTGGGGAAGTAATTAAACCGAGATCTCTTGCTGTGTCAGAGTTTCATTTTCTGCTTCTCATTGGAGATAAGGTTAAG GTTGTCAATAGAATTAGCCAACAGATCATAGAGGAACTGCATTTCGATCATACGCCAGACTCAATTTCAAGAGGAATAATGGGATTGTGCAGTGATGCCACTGCAGGATTGTTCTATGCTTACGATCAAAACTCCATTTTTCAG GTGTCTGTTAATGACGAAGGGCGAGATATGTGGAAGGTTTATTTGGACATGAAGGAATATGCTGCTGCTTTAGCAAATTGTCGGGATCCGTTCCAGAGAGACCAAGTATATTTAGTACAG GCTGAAGATGCTTTCTCAGCAAAAGATTTTGTCAGAGCAGCATCCTTTTATGCAAAG ATGAACTATATATTATCATTTGAAGAGATCACGTTGAAGTTTATTAGCATGGGTGAACAG GATGCTCTAAGGACTTTCTTGCTGCGGAAGCTTGATAATCTTGCAAAGGATGACAGGTGCCAAATAACAATGATATCAACGTGGGCTACCGAGTTATACTTGGACAAG ATCAATAGGTTATTGTTGGAGGATGACACGGGAAATGGTGGTAAATTAGCTTCAGAAAATAGTAATTCGGAGTACCAATCTACAATTAAAGAATTTCGGGCTTTCCTCAGTGATTGCAAGGATGTATTGGATGAGGCAACAACAATGAGACTATTGGAAAG CTATGGTAGAGTCAATGAACTGGTTTACTTTGCTAGTTTAAAGGAGCATTATGAGATTGTCGTTCACCATTACATTCAG CAAGGTGAAGCAAAGAAAGCATTGGAAGTTCTTCAGAAACCTTCCGTCCCTATAGAATTGCAG TACAAATTTGCCCCAGATCTTATCAtgcttgatgcatatgagactgTCGAGTCGTGGATGACAAGAAGCAACCTGAACCCAAGGAGCTTGATTCCTGCAATGATGCGATACTCAAGCGAACCTCATGCCAA GAATGAAACACATGAAGTCatcaaatatttagaattttgCGTCCATCGTTTGCTTAACGAGGATCCTGGTGTGCACAACTTGCTGCTCTCGTTGTATGCAAAGCAG GTAGATCCAGAGCTTGCTATGGCAGAAGCAGACAAggttgaggatgatgaggacttGCGGAAAAAGCTGTGGCTTATGGTTGCGAAGCACGTAATTGAGCAAGAGAAGGGAGCTAAAAGAGAGAACATACGAAAGGCAATAGCGTTTCTGAAGGAAACTGATGGACTCCTAAAGATCGAGGATATTTTACCATTCTTTCCAGACTTTTCCCTCATCGATGATTTCAAA GAAGCAATCTGCTCATCATTGGAGGACTACAACAAGCAAATTGAGCAACTGAAACAGGAGATGAATGATGCGACTCATGGTGCAGACAACATAAGAAACGATATCAGTGCCCTTGCTCAAAGATATGCTGTCGTTGATCGTGACGAGGAGTGTGGG GGTTGTAGACGCAAAATTTTAATGGCAGGAGGAGCACAACGGATGGGAAGGGGTTACATATCAGTTGGGCCGATGGCGCCTTTTTATGTCTTTCCATGTGGGCATGCTTTTCATGCACATTGTCTGATTGCTCATGTGACACGATGCACAAATAGAACTCAA GCCGAGTATATATTGGACCTGCAGAAGCAGCTCAGTTTAGTGGGAATCCGTGGAACTAGAGATTCAAATGGCACTGCAGAAGATGAACCCATTACCACAGCATCCCAGGCTGAAAAG ATTCGGTCGCAGCTGGATGATGCTATAGCCAGCGAATGCCCATTTTGTGGGGACTTGATGATAAGGGAGATATCCTTGCCGTTCATCCTCCCCGAGGAGGAACATCTGGTGACTTCATGGGAGATAAAGCCGCAGCAGCCACTTGCGAACCAGAGGAGTTTGCCTATTTCAATTTGA